TGTCAGTTAGtcgataattaaaaaaaaccttaaacaCATGAATGATTCGTAGGGAGTAAACGTCTACAGATCAGCGACCACACGACAAAATgactaaaaatatataatttaatctaTTATAATAAATCTCAACCTTTTTCTTTTAACCGTCGACCAGGAGCTAGAATAGAAATAGGACAATGCATATTTTTCCCCCAGTTGATACGATCTTCCAGGTTTTTCGTTTTCCTATCATAATATCCTTGATGGGGACTGCTGCCTCATGACTTTAGTTAACCAATACAGCACCAAAGGAAATACAGTTGTGGTAAGTTCTTCGAATGTTTGTGATGTGTTTGGTCGTTACGGAATATAAAAGATGTCAATATGAATTTCATTTATCGTATACCCATAAtaccaatgttttttttccggATGTGGTATCAACGACTAAACTTATCATTGGTATTTTACTTGCCATGAGCAGCACATCTGGTGCCAATGGTTGAGCATGAAATGCTGTTCATCCTGAGCATCTGAGTGAACATTCAGTTTTGGTGGAGGAGTTGGTGTTGTCAGTGTTCAGTCTTTAACTTTGTAGTGTTTTGTTGACTGTCTTTCCAATGTTTTACCTTTTGGCAATTGTACTTTCTGTTTATCTTCGACTAAAATTTGTGATTGATGGTCCTTTCTATTTTGTCCCCTTTAATTCTTAATTAACAATCCCGTATTAACGAATGCTTCAGTGCAATTGCTTAAAATACTGAACCTGGTGATATAAAATCAAGTCGTTACCCTCGGTATTAAAGCACTTTTTAATGGACCAATGAATTAAAGTTACATTATGACTACAGCTAGTCAGTTGTAAACCAAAGacatagataaaattgagaatggaaatggggaatgtatcaaagagacaacaacccgaccatagaaaaaacaaacaacaacagcggaaggccaccaacaggtcttcaatgtaacgagaaattcccgcaccgggaggtgtccttcagctggcccctaaacaaatatatactagttcagtgataatgaacgccatacttatttccaaattgtacacaagaaactaaaattaaaataatacaagactaacaaagaccagaggctcctgacttgggacaggcgcaaaaatgcggcggggttaaacatgtttatgagatcttaaccctccccctatacctctagccaatgtagaaaagtaaatgcataacaatacgtacatttaaaattcaataacatGTGAAGAATCATGCCGGCAATATTGTGATTGGTACAGTAAATCAATCAGGGCCAGAAAAGTGTTTAAAGTGTTGAaccctttttttcttctttgttttaAAGTGAAAATATGCCAAGGCGTCTTAGATGCAAAATTATCTAACTTTTGAAGAATGAACTATCCCTTTAGTGAATTTTCCCTTTTGGGTCTATTAACCTTTTTGAACGCGTACTGCTGAGATTTCATAACCGCTGTACACGATATTCACACAAAGAGATTCAAATTAAGATTTACACATAAAATTGGAAAAGTACTTTTTATAGCAattgtttaaagtaaaaaaaaagtggtgAAAGAGAGGCTGCTGATACCAAACGGATATTTTAACTCATAAGTTCATATAGTCAACAgataacgccatggcaaaaatcTAAAACGACGAAAAGACAACTTGACATTAAAACACACAGCATAgaaaaaaactagaaaaatgagCAACACACACTCCACTCAAAGCCTGGgttattacatttgatattcaAACAGATGACGAATCTTTACGCGTTGAAAGTCTTCATGTCGCTGAGTGTTATATTACTCCTAACTGGTAATTTTCATGTCGCCTGTATTTGTTGTTGTCAGTTGTGTCATATCGACAGTTAAAGGTTGAGTCAATTTTTCAGCAACATACagatgtaaataataaaataaaacttattctATAACTATATGTTGTTGCTTGATCTTGAAGATTAGATTCAGTCCAAGTTCATAACGATCCATGAAGGTTTACAATgtatcatgtaaaaaaaaagtaatcgcATACTGTTCGTAAATGTTAACTGTCAAAAATGTTCCATCTATCAGTCAtgtcatttaaataataaaaaccagggacatgaaaatattaaacaacaaaaaatttatagaaataagatgtggtatatgaGTGCAAAAGAGAtaaatctccatccaagtcacaaaatgtaaatatcaaacaaatatagGTGTatgtatggtcttcaacacagagcatttgctcacaccgaacaacaaccTCCTTTTCATTAGCGATGGTTTACATAAGTATTTGATGTGTAACAAACTTTAACGTGTAAACTGCGATAAAAATTAAGCTTTTTATCGGGAAaacagtttcatttttttttgttctgtatATCTATTGTCTATtggtaatgaaaaaaaaaaagattctgtCCAACTTTCATGAAATTCATTAAAGGTTTGAAAAAGTTATCGATGTCTGAAAAACTTTAACAATAGACTGAACTTTTAATGTTGACGACGCCACCATCGATGATGACATAATATAGGATCATTTTgaagataagaagatgtgaaaggtttgccaatgagacaatagTTAATATCAGCCATTGTTCAAAAGAGGTTGATCTAAGTTATTATAGGACATCGAACGGACGTAAACTATGAGAAAAACCCGTACCGTTTAGTCGCCCGGCTATTTTAAGGCCCTCgagatcatttgaaaaaaaaggcaaacatGCCAAAACGGAATAccaacggcctaatttataacatgacaatttacaaaaaaacaaagttgacGGACTTGAACCAACAACAACTATGTCTCGCTTCCGTGACATACATGACACAGGCTGGGAAAAAATCCACACAATTTTGAACAagaacatgtattattattaacagatttattttaaagagctaacatgaaaaaaatagtacTATAATAATGTAAAGTAACATCATCTCTAACTTAGAGAATCCGAGTTAACCGGATCTTTACTTTTATTGTCCTCTGTCTTTTTTGTTTCCACTGTAACTGTTTTCTTGCTCTTTTGTCTACCAAACAGTGGTTTGTACTTAAGTCcttgtttacttttaatttgttcCGAAGCGAGAGTCACAACCTGCGACAAATCAATATCCTCGTCGTCATCGGTTCTAAGATACCGACAATGTTTTATTTCGTCCCAGATATCCTTTGGTGATTTAGTCTTCTTCTTCCCGCCAACAGCCCCATCAGGACATCCGTATAGGGACTCCTCCAACTGTTTCTTGATATACTCTTCTATTCTTTCCAGATAGTCTTCCTTCTTATGTAACAAAATTACAAATCTGTTGTGTTCGTCCATCAGAAGAAGTTGTCTGCGCTCTTCGTACGGGTCATCACCCAAACTAAACAAACCATCAGAGATGCTGAAAGACACCCTGGATTCCTGGATTTTCATTGCCTCTTTATCAATACTGCTATGGCATGAGTACTGTTTGGTCATTTGGGCGAAATTCGCAGATTTTCCCGTAGCGGAGAAACTTCGTCGTTCCGGGCTACTATTACACGACTTTTTTCTTGACTGCCTCTCGAAATTGGATCGTGCACTTTTCGATTGGCCGTTTCGAGTTCGAGGGACGGCAACTTTATTGTAACTTTTTATAGATAAGGGCGAATCACGACCGGTATTTGTATGTAAAGTTTTGTCCTTTTgactattatttttaatatcactGTCCTGTTTGTTTTCCTGTGGTTTGGGTTTTTGTTCCGTTTTCCTAAGCTTGGTTGTGTCATCTTTACCTCGTGCTTCGCCTTGGTGCTTCTGGTGACGACATATTCTGGAAAACTGATTAGTCGTCTTGTGTTGTGAAGTTTTCCTTGGAGTTGCATTATTATTTGAATCAGGATTGTGTTGTGAAGTTTTCCTTGGAGTTGCATTATTATTTGAATCAGGATTTACTGCATCACTTTTCTGTTCTTTGTTATCATTAGTATCGtgtatttcatgttttgttCCATTGGTTACATCCAGCATGTCCTCTATAGGATTCACGGTAAGGGGGGTATTGTTTACGACGCTACATCGACGTGGACTTTGACTAACGGTATCCTCTTCTTTCTTTGGCATTTCATTCTCAACACTACTTGTTTTGTTCATAATACGTGGCGAATTAACATTTCCTGTTTCTATGAAATTAAAAGTCAAGCTCATTTTTTTGTTCGGGGTGTCTTCTTTTTCTGGTTCCTTGTCTACAGGTTTGTAAGTTTCGGTAGGCGTTTCTCCATAAACAATACATATTCCCGAACATTTCGATGGTTCATATTTTTCTGTAGTTTGTTCGGGCGGGGAAGTTAGAATTTCCTTGCTCTCAACTTTTTCTACGAAATCAGACTCTTGTATAATTGCATCACATGTTTTAGATTTGTAAAACTGTGGTCTATCTAAGGATTCAATACTCTGACGCTTTTTAGATATGCTTTCACGGGAACCGTTTAATTTACTATCCAATGCAGATGTTGAAGGTCGATGAGATGTTAAAGGTCGAAGAACAGAATCGCTTTCATTGAAATGGCTATCAAAAGTTCCTGACATAACAGAATTGCTCTTACTTTCCTGAATAGCGTCCACACTCCTGCTTGTAAAAGCACTTTTAGTTTTCCGAAGATGTTCTCGACCTTGTAATTTCAAACGTTTTTCTGCGTCTGCTATACGTAACATAGAAGTTGTATTTACTGTGTTCTGAGGAGGACTTAGTCGGCCGGTTGCCTCGAGATCTTTAAGTCTTGTGACCTCGTTCACTTTCAAATGAGTTTTGATTTTGGACACTTTGTCTCTAAATCGTCTGTAGAAAACCTTCATCCCTCTGTTTTCCATGTCGATTAGTTTTACAGAATATTGTGCTTCGGCATCCAAGGTCACTAGATTCTTCTTTAGACATCGTTGTTCTTTTATATTGTACTTGACAGCCGCAACCTCTTTGTCGCTATTCAATATTCTATTTACCAGTTTAGACatctgaaagtaaaaaaaagtgtccaCAAAATGTTCGTTTCTAAAACCGAGAATAGTCAAGAATACAGTAAAGTTTAAACGTGAATCgaatatcatttgttttttcaaacggaccaagtcaggaatatgacagttgtgttCCATTTGATCCGTTAGTGCATAGACTTacgtttgattttgttaaaGTTTATGGACTTTTTGAAACCTTTAATAAGGTTGGTTATTTTTGTAACAACTTTTTGTCTATAGGTTTCTGAATAGTATATGGCtataatttaaacatgttttttggtGGAAAATGCTGGCGCTCTACCGCCTACTGTTttctttttgacaaaataaaacagctaTTTGATAAGAACACTGTCCCTCTTACTTCGGTTTGCtctatgacaaaacaaaacagtagATCTGTGGTATACAGACAGGGATAGGTTGATGACATTTTGATTCTATTTACTTCTTAGTCTCGAAAGCACATTTCTATGTTATtcgtttcattggcaatcatacatagCCACGTCTTATGTTTcgtaaaacatatctttatttgaataaatgtataattacttatttcattgtgttgtttcaaagtttcaaagtcTTCCAATTGATTGATTCgtaaagcatatttttattttaataaatgtataatttctCATTTCATTGTTTTGCTTCGAAGTCTTTCATTTTGAAGtcatttgggtttttttatcTGATAGTTCATGAAACCAAAGTCAACGGAATTCGGAAAGAGTTTCATATAACACTCCACGGAATAAACTACAATACTTTATGGTGTTCTTTAGTATAATGATGTAGTGCCATATATGAAACTCCTACCGAAATTCACTTTCTAGTCTAaatggtaaataaaaataaaaatattcttaccTCTAACTTTTAGTAATATTTcctataaaattaatttgacacATCTCCGACCAAACTTGTTGTTAAATGACGACAGCAAATAGATTTATTGTGGATTACGGTTTATTATGGATTAATAGAGATTAACCCAACTTAAATGGCCATTGTATACAgaagattatttttataaaataattaagtatTCATAGTCGTGTGAAGAATTTTCTTCCAATAAcagatatcaaatttaaaattaagaccttacttgtaaatttaaaataacaaaataattatttgaagaaataattgttttgttaattagAATTTGTAGTTGGTAATGAAACCAACTTGAAACATAAGGTATATATTAATCTATATCGGAAATGAATtcagaatatttaatattttgcatttaagGTCTCTATGTTTTCAATCAAGATTTTAAGTACTGTAATTAGAGAAACATTTTGACAGTTGCATAAATTTACATAATTCAATATAACTGTACAAAATAAACGTTTAAAGAGATATACTATCGTAGGAAGGTCTTAAACATGTTGGTTCGGTCTTGAAATGGTGTTTCAGTATTCTATGTGTAATAAAAGTCTGGCTCAGGGGTCATGTCCGCCGAAAATACAATGCAATTTTTATACCTCTATTATCTGACTAATTTGAcacataaattatataagataactGTCCCTCCATCCAATTAACCATTATTTAAAAGTGTCGTTAACCCCGAAGTGTAAAACTATTTTACGTGTTTATTGCACCTATTCACTGATTAAATAATCCcgttttaattaaattaaattaaaacgtTGAATTTTTCCAAAACGGATTTTACAAGAACAAAAACTAATGGAATTGGTCAGGTGTAAATTAATCCTAGAT
Above is a window of Mytilus trossulus isolate FHL-02 chromosome 4, PNRI_Mtr1.1.1.hap1, whole genome shotgun sequence DNA encoding:
- the LOC134714609 gene encoding uncharacterized protein LOC134714609; this translates as MSKLVNRILNSDKEVAAVKYNIKEQRCLKKNLVTLDAEAQYSVKLIDMENRGMKVFYRRFRDKVSKIKTHLKVNEVTRLKDLEATGRLSPPQNTVNTTSMLRIADAEKRLKLQGREHLRKTKSAFTSRSVDAIQESKSNSVMSGTFDSHFNESDSVLRPLTSHRPSTSALDSKLNGSRESISKKRQSIESLDRPQFYKSKTCDAIIQESDFVEKVESKEILTSPPEQTTEKYEPSKCSGICIVYGETPTETYKPVDKEPEKEDTPNKKMSLTFNFIETGNVNSPRIMNKTSSVENEMPKKEEDTVSQSPRRCSVVNNTPLTVNPIEDMLDVTNGTKHEIHDTNDNKEQKSDAVNPDSNNNATPRKTSQHNPDSNNNATPRKTSQHKTTNQFSRICRHQKHQGEARGKDDTTKLRKTEQKPKPQENKQDSDIKNNSQKDKTLHTNTGRDSPLSIKSYNKVAVPRTRNGQSKSARSNFERQSRKKSCNSSPERRSFSATGKSANFAQMTKQYSCHSSIDKEAMKIQESRVSFSISDGLFSLGDDPYEERRQLLLMDEHNRFVILLHKKEDYLERIEEYIKKQLEESLYGCPDGAVGGKKKTKSPKDIWDEIKHCRYLRTDDDEDIDLSQVVTLASEQIKSKQGLKYKPLFGRQKSKKTVTVETKKTEDNKSKDPVNSDSLS